In the Pongo abelii isolate AG06213 chromosome 18, NHGRI_mPonAbe1-v2.0_pri, whole genome shotgun sequence genome, TGAGCCAAGGACTCTGCTCAGCACTTTACCCACCCAGTAACACTGCATGAGATTGTGGCTGAAGAAACAGatgcagagaggtgaagtgattttCCTGAGATCACATGGCTAGAAGGTGAGAGACCAGGGATCCCCACCTGGTCTTTCCAGCTTCGAAGCCCATCAGACTACTGCTGTTTGATGATGTTTTTGATGAGGTGAAATGGTTGGAGGGAGGTCCCCCCTGTTTTTGACCATTTTGCCTTGGCCATGGTTTTCCAAGTTTTCGTTAATAATGTATCACCTGCATAATTTTTCCATATCTGTGTATCACCAGTGTAGTGACTCCCTTATTACTTTTCCTTTAAATccactcactctttttttttttttttttaaatttctttttgagacagggtcttgctctgccacccagcctggagtgcagagtgcagtgatgcattctcggctcactgcaatccccgcctTTTGgtgtcaagcgatcctcccacctcagcctcccaagtagctgggactgctggcgcgcgccaccacacccagctaattccaCTCACCTTTTTAAATTCAGTAGCAGAGCtttaagccaggcatgatggctcacgcctgtaatcccagcactttgggaagctgagctgggaggatggcttgagcccaagaatttgagaccagcctgggaaacatagttagacccttgtctctacaaaaaaaaaaaaaaaacattttaatgccaagcatggtggcatagctgtagtcctaactactaaggaggttgaagcaggaggatcgcgtgaagtttgaggctgcagtgagccatgattgtatcactgcactccagcctgggcaacagagcaagcccctgtctctaagaagaaatgtttaaaaataaaacattgtttaaaatagGAAAGCTTTATAACAACAAATGATATGGGGACAGTTGATAACAGCttctagaattaaaaagaaagactaaAGGGCCGTAACAACTAAATGCAAAGTGCAGATTGTGATTGGATACTGGTTTGGGGGGGGGAAAAAACCTCAAAGACCTTTGGGAGACAGATGGAGGAAATTGACTTTAATGCTATTAGGGAATTATTAATTAACTTAGTTTTGCTAATGGTCTTATGGTTATGTAGGGAAATGCTCTTAGGGGACAGACATTAAATAATTTAGGGGCAAGATGTCATGATGTCTGAAATGTACTCTCAGCTCAAGGGGAAGAAACCAGAGAGGGCAGGCACATGTGGCAAAATGGTGACGATCATTGAATCTAAGCAGTAGTTCTGTGGTTATGATATTCTCCTGTATCCTtactgtttgaaatttttttgtaataagttgaaaaaaaagggaaaggaaacttTATAAATGGAAATTCATATCCCTTGCTATAAATAAAAGGTTACTATGAAAatgaatataatgaatatatgaatgaatataaaatgaatataatgagtgaaatgaatataaacaaaataacacaTTAATTTCCAGCTGGATTCTCTTCCCTGGCCAAGTCTCTGAGACCTTCTCCCAGGGTGATGCAAAGCTACTGGCTACCAGCTTGGGCCTGTCTGTAGTATCTCCTCTGGGACCTGCCATGCTGAGGACCCATTCTCACCTCTGAGGGGCTCCTGTCCTAGGACTAAGGTGGAGCCTGGGCCATGGTACAGCTGGCTCCTGCCGCAGCCATGGATGAGGTCACCTTTAGAAGTGACACTGTGCTGTCAGACGTCCACATCTATACCCCGAACCATAGACACCTCATGGTACGGCTGAACAGCGTGGGGCAGCCAGGTAAGGTCCTGGGCCCAGGTGCCCTGCGGATcctattttgttttctgctttctcATACTCATCTTTTTGGGGAAAATATTGGGAAGACTGGATTACGTAACTGTTATCCTCAGACCACTTTTTaagtgctctttttttctttatgattttttaaaaaccttgtaCTCTGCAATTTTTGTGTGTAggggtttgttttgcttttgtttttgctttttttaaagacagtctcactctgtcgcccagtctggagtgcagtggtacagtcatggctcactgcagtctcaaactcctggactcaagtgatcctccttcccctgcctccggagtagctgggactacaggctcacatcaccacacctggctggtttttattttgtagagatggagtcttgctagcccaggcttgttttgaactccaggcctgaagcaaccctcccaccttagcctcttgagtccctgggattacaggcaagctgCTGCCCCACCACTTTCATTAAGCAAACTCCTGTGGTTTCCCGAGCACCTATTGTGCACCTGACCCAGGACTTGATGCTGAGAATGCAGATACGAATCAGCCAAACTTTGCCGTCAGCAAGCCCAGGGTCCAGTGGGGAGACAAAGTGCTGGGGCTCCATCTGtcctctgctctttttttttctgagacagaatctcgctctgtcacccagtgggtaatgtagtggcacaacctcagctcactgcaacctccgcctcccaggttcaagcagctctcctgcctcagcctcctgagtagctgggattacaggcacctgccaccatgcccagctaatttttgtatttttagtacagacagagtttcaccatgttggtcaggctggtcttgaacttctgacctcaggtgatcctcccaccccggcctcccaaagtgctgggattacaggtgtgaaccaccgcatccAACCCTgtcctctacttttttttttttttttatccaaaaTGTCTTTATTGAGATAGTTTCCCACTCATCTTGATTGAGAGTGCTTTTAGTGCTGCTTCCTCCTCAAAGAACATCCTTCTGTAAGCCTTGCTTTTCCTCCTGTAGGCTGGCAGAGGACAGTGGAGCAGCCAACACACGAAACAACCGTTTGTGCATGGCTAAAGAGCGTGGTGATTTTATAGCATCCTGGGCATTTCACATCCATGAAGTAGAAATTGGTTCTCTGCACCAGGCGTTTCTTCTTGtgtttcctcttctcctcttctggaGAGGGATGAAGGAGATCCTTTGCGAGAGGCATGTTCTCGTGTGGGTAGGTCGTCACCACCGGAAaggctactcttttttttttttgaggcagagtctcgctctgtcgcccaggctggagtgtagtggcgcaatctcagctcactgcaaactctgcctcccggcttcatgccattctcctgcctcagcctcccaagtagctgggactacaggcacctgccaccacgcctggctaatttttttgtatttttggtagagacggggtttcactgtgttaaccaggatggtcttgatgtcctgacttcgtgatccacccacctcggcctcccaaagtgtcctCTACTCTTTATCCCCACTCCCTTTACCCTAGTCCAGCCGCCTCTGTTGCTTGCCTGGCTGTCTCTGTCTTCTCCCACTGAGTTCACTGCTGCACACTCTCCCCACTTGTCTCTGCAGCAGCCAAGGACGTCTTTTGAAAATGCAGATCAAATCACAGCACTTCCTGAGTTAGACCTCCAGTGGCTTTGCATTGCTCTCAGAATAACATCCAGGTTCCTCAACTTGGTCTGTGAGGCCAGCCTGACCCAGCCTCTGCTTGTGTGCCTACCCTTATGTCACTCTTGCTCTTCTATGGCCACTCTCAGCTTCTTTCTGTCCCTAaaacacagggaggggagggaagcaaCCATAAGATACAAGGCCAGGGAGAAAACGCCTGCTTTCCTCCTCTCCTGACTCCTCAAGTATCATCTCCACAGACAGCCCCTCCCTGGCCACTCTCCCTAACTCCAGCTACCCTGTATTAGCTTGTTCTGGTGTGATTATTAATCATTCCTGTTGCCCTCCTGCCCTAATTTGGATGGTACATTACACCAGGGGTATACAAACTACAGCCTGTGAGCCAAATCTGGCCTGCAGCTATTTTTATAGAGTTTTATGAAGGCACAGCCGTGCCCATTCATTTACGTGTTTTTACAGCTGTTTTTGTGCTATAACGGCAGAGTTGAGGAGTTGCAACAAAGATCACAGGGCCCACAAAGCTTGAAAATAGATacattttatgagacagggtctcattctgtcacccaagctggagtgcagtggtgcagtcttgactcactacagcttcgacctccccaggctcaggtgatcctcccatctcagcctcccaagtagctgggactataggcatgtgccaccatacctggataatttttttgtagagaaggggatttaccatgttgcccaggctggtcaaattcctgggctcaagaaatcttcctgtcttggcctcccaaagtgctggaatcacaggtgtaagccaccatgcccagccaaaaaacttTTTCATCTAACCTgttacaggaaaagtttgctcACCCCTGCCTTATATGGTTGCCACATCTGTGTCACACAGAATGCAGTTTTACTATATTCCTGGTAATTAACACAGCCTGTAATTATGTTGTTTACTTGCTTAATGTTTCTTCCCTGACTTCACTCCTAAAATGTAAGGCCCTAACATACCAAATCCTGC is a window encoding:
- the LOC112129415 gene encoding small ribosomal subunit protein eS27-like, yielding MPLAKDLLHPSPEEEKRKHKKKRLVQRTNFYFMDVKCPGCYKITTLFSHAQTVVSCVGCSTVLCQPTGGKARLTEGCSLRRKQH